In the Desulfitobacterium hafniense DCB-2 genome, TTCAAACCATCAACAGATGGAATCCTTTTCAATGGTTCATTGATGGCCTGCGCAGTGCTTTGGATTCAGCATGGGCCGACTATTTAACCAGTATGGGACTCATATCCTTGGTGGCAATAGCGGCATTGGTGCTGGCCTTGAAAACATTTCGGTATACCGATGTTTAAGGCGTTGTGCCCGCCAATAAGGCCCTCTGTTGGTAGATAAAGGGGTAGTTTTCTGCTCTGCTTTAGTTAAATAACGGTTTGTACGGCAAAAAACCGGCGGGAAGATTCCCCGCTGGTTTTTATATACCCTACTTGATTTCCTGCTCTAGATTAGAAAATAGTTCGCTGTCAAAAAAATCCCGAACACTGAGGCCCAGGCCGTCACACAACTTTTTTATGGTACCTATGCCGGCGTTGTATGTTTTGCCGCTCATAATATCATTGACAGTGGATTGGGTAATGCCGGAAATGTTGCTAAGAGCATTAATGCTCAAATGTCTCTCACGACAAAGTTCTTCGATACGGCGGATTACCGCCTGAGAAATATTCATGCTATCACCTCAAAAGAGAAAAACTATCCTTATCATTCACAGGATAGCAATAAATATTACCAATGATTAACGGAATATCGTTGAAATCTACGAGTAATTGACATGTACTAACGATATACCGTTAATGAGTAGAACACTGTGAGAAATTGGGGGGATAGAATGAAAGATGCGCTTCTGAATGAAAAGCTGGAAAACGAAAGAAAGAAACTCAGTAAGCTCGCTGACGAAGCGTGGCAGAGAGGTGTGCCTCTCATCCAAGATAAGAACTTTATGGTTCAAAACCAAAAGGTTGATGCATTGGTCTTAAAATATATGAAAGAATATGTAAACCGATAAAGGCAGCATCAAGAAACTTGAAGAGCCAGATCATCTTTACTGTTACGAGATAATTGTAATTTGGATTGTCCCAAAAACGAAAGCGCTTTCGTTTTTGGGACAGGATTCGTTGAAAGCGAACGCCTGAGGAAGTCAATTCTCCTCAGGCGTTTACACTTCACTGTTGCTATTTAAATAGGCAAAACTAAACAATATCGGTTAGTTCACTGAAAAATCGGCCTATGGCTTGCAACTCAGATTCTGTATAACTGTCAAAAAGATCGGTAATTCTTTGACATACGCGGACATGAAGCTTGTCATGCAGCTCATATATTTTTTTACCTTCATTGGTTAAGGTGAAGAAGATTTCTTTGCGATTGCCTTCCAGGCGGTGTACCTCAATAAATCCCTTTTTAACGAGGCGGGCCGTAATTTTGGAAACTCCGCCTTTAGTGATATTCATGTTAGTGGCAATGCCAATAGCATTGGTCAGGCGGTTTTTGCCAATATAGTCAATGATATGACATTCAGAAAGTGTGACCTGATCCCTGTAAGCTAAATCGCTCTCCGATAATAGGGTATGCCATTCTTCTTCCTCGTGATTTCCTAAAGTCAATTTTGTCATAAGGGTTTCTATTTTATTTAATATAAAATCCTGACTTCCTTTTCCCATTTTAAACTCCATTTCATGTTGAGGATTGTTTCCTTGGAATCTTAATCAATGTGCTTGCTTAGCTGCTTTTAATGATATTTGAAAAAGACCTTGATTGTCAATAGCTTATATGTTACTATTTGTATGGTTTCCAAGGAAACTTTGACGAAGGAATATCATGAAATCACGTTGCAGTTGGGAAACAATGAATAACAATAGCAGTGAAAATGATCTGACAGGAGGAAAAGAATATGCGCATTGATTTGACGTATAAACTGACAAGAGGGATGCTGGATAAATTCTTGGAAGGGGTACAAAATGATGGGAAGTACCAGAAGTTTGGGCATATAGGTACACATTTTGATGTGATGGACAAGAGCTTTCCCCTGGAATACTGCGAACTTTCCGGCAAGGTTTTTGATGTGAGCAATGTTGAGAACCGGGATATTGAAAGCGGTGATTTTGAGATGGATGAGGTCGAAGAGAAGGATTTCGTTATCTTTCATACAGGAATGATGGACAAGGAGGGCTATGGTACGGAGCCCTATTTTAGGCAACATCCCCAATTATCCTATGAATTAATCCGGGAGCTGATCAAGAAGAATGTCGGTCTCATCGGTGTTGATTTCGCCGGAGTACGCCGAGGAGCTGAACATGCTCCGGCCGATCAGTTGTGTGCAGATAACGGCATATTCATTATTGAGAATTTAAATAACACGAAACAGCTTTTGGAGGCGGCTGGAGCCCACTCTTTTACCATGCATACGTACCCCCTAAATTTAGGCGGTGCCACCGGACTTCCTGCACGTGTTATTGCTGAACTGGCCTGATCACCGTGGTTTGTCCCAAAAACGAAAGCGCTTTCGTTTTTGGGACAAATCTATATTAAGGAAGATTTTTCACCCCCGGGAGAATGATTCCATATGCTGAAAGTAAAACAACTAAAGAAAGGATCTGCAGCATATGGATGATTTGCTCACAGAGCGGACGCCGCTTTTAATCGCAACTGAAATTAACACGATTAAACAGCAAACAGGGAAAATTCTTCTGGCCAGTGCCATTGAAGTTGGCCGTCGTCTGAGGGAAGCCAAGGAGTTGCTTCCCTATGGGGAATGGACGGAGTGGCTGGAGGAATCCGTAAGTTATACAGAAAGAACAGCTCAGAATTTGATGCGTATCTTCGATGCCTATGGGAGCCAGCAGATCCCTCCTGCCGGTGCGGTTTCTCGGAAGGCCGGTGCTCTTAATTCCGGTTCTCCCACCTCTGAGGACCAGGTTCAAAAACAGGGGCCGCCGCCTAATTTGAACTATACTCAGGCCCTCCTTCTTCTGGGTGTTCCGGAAGAGGAGCGGTTCCAGCTTATGGAGGAGCTGGATCTGGAAAGCATGACCACCCGCGAGCTGGAAAAGGCAATCCAGGAGCGGAAGCAGGCGGCTGCGGAACGGGACCAGGCCTTACAGGAAAATGCAGAGCTCCAGAAAACCGTGGAGGAGCGGGATAGTCGGGTTACCCACCTGACCAAGGAGCGGGATGGTCTGAAAAAGAAGGCCGAGGAGCTTGCTGGGGCTAAAACAAAGGAAGAGGCTAAAGTTGAGAAGCTGAGCATGGATCTGGAATCTAAAAAACAAAGCACTTCCGCCAAGGCTATCGACAGAATGAGCAGAAACCTTGATGCAGCCTATCATAAGGCTAAGGCCAATCGCATCGCTTTTTTATATGAAAGTATGGAGCGCAATTTCCGGGAGCTGCGCCATGAACTGAAAGAGTTCGCAGCTAAGGAGCCGGAAACCTATGAAGTGTATAGAGATAAGGTCATGGACTTTTTAACGAAGGGAATGAAGGAGAAACTCTAGAGAGAGCCGGTTTGTTTCCCTGGGCGCTTCCCATGTCAGGATAATTATGTGTGGGAGAGAAAAGTATCTTAATTTAGCAGACTTTAGATTATCAAAAGGGATT is a window encoding:
- a CDS encoding helix-turn-helix domain-containing protein; translation: MNISQAVIRRIEELCRERHLSINALSNISGITQSTVNDIMSGKTYNAGIGTIKKLCDGLGLSVRDFFDSELFSNLEQEIK
- a CDS encoding MarR family transcriptional regulator; its protein translation is MGKGSQDFILNKIETLMTKLTLGNHEEEEWHTLLSESDLAYRDQVTLSECHIIDYIGKNRLTNAIGIATNMNITKGGVSKITARLVKKGFIEVHRLEGNRKEIFFTLTNEGKKIYELHDKLHVRVCQRITDLFDSYTESELQAIGRFFSELTDIV
- a CDS encoding cyclase family protein: MRIDLTYKLTRGMLDKFLEGVQNDGKYQKFGHIGTHFDVMDKSFPLEYCELSGKVFDVSNVENRDIESGDFEMDEVEEKDFVIFHTGMMDKEGYGTEPYFRQHPQLSYELIRELIKKNVGLIGVDFAGVRRGAEHAPADQLCADNGIFIIENLNNTKQLLEAAGAHSFTMHTYPLNLGGATGLPARVIAELA
- a CDS encoding DUF3102 domain-containing protein, producing MDDLLTERTPLLIATEINTIKQQTGKILLASAIEVGRRLREAKELLPYGEWTEWLEESVSYTERTAQNLMRIFDAYGSQQIPPAGAVSRKAGALNSGSPTSEDQVQKQGPPPNLNYTQALLLLGVPEEERFQLMEELDLESMTTRELEKAIQERKQAAAERDQALQENAELQKTVEERDSRVTHLTKERDGLKKKAEELAGAKTKEEAKVEKLSMDLESKKQSTSAKAIDRMSRNLDAAYHKAKANRIAFLYESMERNFRELRHELKEFAAKEPETYEVYRDKVMDFLTKGMKEKL